One Spea bombifrons isolate aSpeBom1 chromosome 1, aSpeBom1.2.pri, whole genome shotgun sequence DNA window includes the following coding sequences:
- the LOC128476599 gene encoding programmed cell death protein 4-like, with product MSASAGMGPGEAEALDGEEMSEEEEVSRDWTPQEKALHEARVKAKAKYRVRRTSSRDSESSETPADIPTPQGKGHDRKSRMGKGRGLPKKGGAGGKGVWGAPGQVYSYQEPDAHDPNYDESAQGDTVYQKVVPELDEAGLQTAVQPMVQEYFEHGDTGEVVALLNELNLGSQSPGVPRLAVSLALEGKASHRELASRLLSDLAGKVLSEEDIARAFDRMLSDLPDLILDTPEAPQMLGQFIARAVADHALPLDFLARYKGRVDCEHARAALDRAAVLLRIKREIIRLDNVWGVGGGQRPVKHLIKEMNLLLQEFLISGQVSEAERCLRELEVPHFHHELVYEAVVLVLEGSAEGHVLMAVKLLKSLWESGLITLDQMNRGFRRVYEELPDLSLDVPHAHSVMEKLVDLCYKEGVITQQLRDQCPARGRKRFVSEGDGGCIKE from the exons ATGTCCGCCTCGGCCGGGATGGGTCCAGGGGAAGCTGAGGCGTTGGACGGGGaggagatgagtgaggaggaggaggtgtcGCGGGACTGGACTCCGCAGGAGAAGGCGCTCCACGAAGCTCGAGTGAAGGCCAAGGCCAAGTACAGGGTCCGGCGGACCTCGTCCCGCGACTCCGAGAGCTCAGAGACCCCCGCTGACATTCCCACCCCGCAGGGGAAGGGCCATGACCGCAAATCGCGCATGGGCAAGGGGAGAGGGCTGCCCAAGAAAG GTGGTGCTGGAGGGAAGGGCGTGTGGGGAGCCCCGGGGCAGGTGTACTCTTACCAGGAGCCAGATGCCCACGACCCCAATTACGACGAATCTGCGCAG GGGGACACCGTGTATCAGAAGGTGGTCCCTGAGCTCGACGAGGCCGGGTTACAGACGGCGGTGCAGCCAATGGTGCAGGAGTACTTCGAGCACGGGGACACAGGAGAGGTCGTA GCTTTGCTGAACGAGCTGAATTTGGGGAGTCAGTCGCCGGGGGTCCCCCGCCTGGCCGTCTCGCTTGCCTTGGAAGGAAAGGCCAGTCACCGCGAGCTCGCCTCCCGCCTCCTCTCCGACCTGGCGGGGAAAGTGCTGTCCGAGGAGGACATCGCCCGAGCCTTCGACAGGATGCTGTCTGACCTGCCAGATCTCATACTGGACACTCCGGAGGCTCCACAG ATGCTGGGGCAGTTCATTGCCCGTGCGGTTGCAGATCACGCTCTTCCACTAGACTTCCTGGCCCGATACAAAGGCCGAGTGGACTGTGAACATGCGCG AGCTGCTTTGGACCGCGCCGCCGTGTTACTGAGAATCAAGCGGGAGATCATCCGTCTGGACAACGTGTGGGGTGTGGGGGGCGGCCAGCGGCCCGTCAAACATCTCATCAAAGAG ATGAACCTGCTCCTGCAGGAGTTCCTGATCTCGGGGCAGGTATCGGAGGCCGAACGCTGCCTACGGGAGCTGGAGGTTCCACATTTCCATCACGAGCTTGTCTATGAG GCCGTGGTGCTGGTTCTGGAGGGGTCGGCGGAGGGCCACGTCCTCATGGCGGTGAAGCTGTTGAAGTCTCTGTGGGAGAGCGGTCTCATTACCCTGGACCAGATGAACAGG GGTTTCCGGCGCGTCTATGAAGAGCTCCCTGATCTGAGTCTGGACGTGCCGCACGCCCACAGCGTGATGGAGAAACTGGTGGATCTGTGTTATAAGGAGGGGGTCATCACCCAGCAGCTGAGGGACCAGTGCCCTGCCAG GGGCCGGAAGCGTTTTGTAAGCGAGGGAGATGGTGGGTGCATcaaagagtga